GGAAATGCCACAATACCGTACTTCATAGTCCATTACCTCCCGAAAATAAACAATTTTTCTATTTAAGTATAACAGAAATTTTCCTTTTCGTAATTTGAATCGCCTAAGATTAATTGAAATTTTCTATCAATGCACGTCTTAAATCAGGCTTCCAGTATTTCCACGTATGATTGCCTTCAAATTCATCATAAAATGTAGAAAACCCTTTGCTAAGCAAGAGGTTATGCAGTTGACGATTAGGTGTTAAAAAATCTTTTATAGTTTTGTCCATCGTTACAACCTTATCTTCTCCCTTACCAATAATGTGATAGATAGAGATTGCCCCAGGATCTTTAAAATTCTCTACCGCCTTAAGAACATCCTCATCTACATAGGGTGATTGCATGATGACCTTGCCAAAAATACTTGGATATTTTAATGCCGCCATTAAGGAAGCGGTTGCAGCCAGCGAATCACCAATTACTGCACGACTCATTCCCATCTGGTAGGTTGCATATTCAGCATCTAAATATGGCACAAGCTCATGGGCTAAAAAACGTAGATAGGCTTCGTGCTGTTCTCCACTTGGAATATATTTGTGGCGTCGATCCTTAATATCTTTATAAGGAACGAATGCAATAATTAAATTTTCGATTTCATAGTCATCAATCAGTTCATCCGCAAGTTTTGTAATACCTCCAAGCTGGAAGTAATCCTTGCCGTCAGATGCAATCAAAATGTTATATTTATAAAGTGGTGAATAATTAGCAGGAATATAAATATAAAGCTGTAATTCCTCCTGCAATGCTTCACTATAGAACTTTAAATCCTCTACAGTTCCCTTATCCAATGGTGACACTCCTTCTTGTGTTTGTAACAAAATTGTACCATATTACCAAAGTAAAGGTATAATAGGTTGGGCTAGACCTATACTAGCAATAAAAACGAAATGAGGGTTAGTTATGCATGATAAAAGTATTCGAATACACTCTGATGAGGTAGCGAAGGCAGCTCAAGCTGCACTCATTCGTCGCGGTGTATCACTGGAGGATATTGCAGAGATTGTTTATGAAATGCAAAAATCCTATAATGAAGGCTTAACATTAGAGCATTGTGTTCATTCTGTCGAGCGGGTTTTACGTAAGCGTGAAGTTCAACACGCCTTATTAGTGGGCATTGAATTAGATGAACTTGCTGAGAAAAAATTATTATCAGCACCATTACAGCAAATAATTGAATCTGATGAGGGCTTATTTGGTGTAGATGAAACAATTGCACTCGGATCTGTTTTTACATATGGTAGCATCGCAGTAACAACATTCGGACACCTAGACAAGCAGAAAGTTGGTATTATCAAAAAACTAGACACGGAGCCTGGGCACCATGTCAATACGTTTTTAGATGATTTGGTTGGGAGCATCGCAGCATCTGCCGCATCCCGTATTGCACATCGTATGCGTGATTTAGAAGAAGAGGGCGAGACGTTTGCAGACATTGAACCCGAGGAACTAGGACCAAAACCAAAATCACATAATGAAATTTAACATAGTGTTTACGAAATAATAAGGAGCCTTCTCAAATTTAATTGAGGAGGCTCTGTTTTAGTATGGTTAAAATTTCACGTTGTATGTTTATTTAAAGGAATAAAAAATTTGTTTTAAGAACGCAAGATATTCTGTTCAACAATTGGCTATGTTTTTTAGAAAGAGTAAGAACTAGTAGCAGTAAAATGAAACTCTCAAATAGTCAATTAAAAGGAGCTGTTGAATAAAATGGAACTATTTCATAGGTTATTCGTAATATAGATAGCGGTTTATCAGAAAAATAGTTGTTTCGTAAAAGAGGAGGGCTTCAATTTGAAACATTCTACGAAAATAACGGAATGTCCAAAATGTGGTGGGAAGGAGATGGGGAAAGGCAAGCATAGTGGATATGGAACTATGTACCCAGATGGTAAGATGAGTTTAGGGTCAGATATTGAATATATTATTTGCACAGAATGTGGTTTTATAATCGAGGGCTATGTCAAAAAGCCAGAGAAATTCAAGGGTACACTTTTTTAAGGGAATATCGGAAATAACATAACAAAAATATCGTTGTAAAAAATATTCCCATATCATTCTAAACATAAAGGAATATCCTTAATGGGATTAATAAAGTAAAGAATGCTATTTTTGATAATCTCCAAAGTTAAAGAACTATATTTGAAACCCCGTTCTAAATTTTGAACGGGGTTTGTTGTTGTTGAAATACTATTATGTCAATGAAATCAAGATGACAAATTAAAAAGTATAGCCCTTTTTCAAAACGAGGGGTTGATTTCCGTTCCGACTGAGTGCTTTCCTGGGGGCGTCCGATGAGCCGCTTCACTCGCGTTGTGATCCCCAAGGAGTCACTCCGTCTACACTCCAATCAACCATTGCTCATAGTATTTTCATTGGCATTTCACATAAATGTATAGTGATAAATTGAAGTCTTAACCATCACTATTTTGCGCAAAAATGAAGCTTTGATAACATTTTTCTATACGACAGCAGTAAGTGGCTTTATGTTTAGTTACAAAGTAGTTTTATGCACAAAATGTAGGTTGACAGCTATAGAATTGTACTACTATTCTATCCATTTAATGATGGTGAGTAATATGCTTTTACTTTACTTTACTTTTGAAGGAAGAAAATATTTAAAGTTCTACACTATTGCAGATTGGAGTGCAAGGCTACTCGACTCCCGTGGGATAGCGAGACAGACGAGACCCTGCACGGAGCGTCAGCGTAGGAAGCGGCTCGTCGCTCGCCCACTGGAAAGCGAGTAGCCTGGAACGGAAATCACCTTCATTTGACTTAGTAGTGTTTACAAAGAGTCCCTTGACCATTTAGTTTTTCAACACTATGAAACCCCGTCCTAAATTTAGAACGGGGTTTGAGCTAATTAAATGGCTTATTTAGTTGATAGCTGAAAAATCTACTTTGCATCTTTATATGCTTTTAAAAATTCTTTTACTTTTTCGCTGTCAGCCTTAAGCTCTAATCCAGTGTTAACTAATGTTGAAACAGTGGATACAGCGGGCTTTTTATTGCCTTGATAATAGCTTATAAATTCATCCTGGTTGATCGAGTAAAGTATCGCTTTACGTAAGTCCACTGAATCCGACAAGGCACGTCCTGATGTATTCATTTGTAAATATGCTACAGCGTTACTATCAGCGGTATTTAAAGTTAATTTATTATCAGACTTTACTATATCCAGTTTTGTTTCTGGTACTGTCTGGAGGATATGGATTTCCCCATTACGTAATGCAGATAGGGCACTATCATTATCCGCGATGAAACGAACATTGATTTTCTCAATTTTTGGTTCATATTCACTACCAACACGGTATGCAGGATTTTTCACAAATTGTGCTTCATAATCATTTTTCTTCACAAGAATATAAGGTCCGCTTGCATATAAATGATTGTTATATGTTGCTGTACCCTCTGTTACTGTTGCTTGATCACCATATGCGATATCCTTGTCTGGATCATAGCTAGCTACATCATAAGTATTGATGCTTGTTACTTGTTTCTCAGATACAATACCGCCAGATTGGTGTGCTAAATAATTTAGCACCTGTGGGAATGGTGTCGGTGTTGTAACTTTTACAACCTGATAACTACCTGCTGCATTTTTAACAGCACCTTTATCTTTTGCTAATTTTGTTACAGAAGCAGGTAGGTTTTGAGAAAGTACATCTAAAATAGATTGATCTGATCCTGCCACTTTTTTATTTTGTAATTCAGCTAAGTCTGAAACGATTTCTACAGATTCAATATTTTCATGGATACTATAAGTACGGTGATCTGGTACTGATGTTGAATCTTTTGCACGATTTAATGAGAATACAACATCTTCCCCAGACACCAATTCACCTGTATCAACGGCAGCACCATCCTTAACAGCTGCAAAGTGAATATCATCACGTAAAATGAAGTAATATTCTTGGTTACCTTCAGCAATTGCATGGTTATAAGATAGTGAACCATCTGACACGACTTCATCTGTATCCGTTAAGTTAACAAGTCGAGCATACATATTAGTATTCAATGTATTAATGGAGCCATCATTACCTTTAATTGGATCAAGTGATGTTAAAGAATCTAGTGTTTGGTGTAAAATCAACGGTTCTTTGGCATTTTTAGATGCATCATTAAATGCAATTCTTTCCCAAACCTGTGCACGTGATTTCGGCAAAAGAACAGTTTTTGGATTTACTAATTCTGAATAAATTCCTTGATACTTATTGGAAATATATAAAGGCGCAATATATGCCTGATCGAAAACTAATAGCTGTTCTAATTCTTTATATTTTGCTGCAGCTTCATCACCTGTTAATGTACTTGCTTCATCAATTAAAGCATCTAATTTCGAGTCAGCAACAACACTGTAATCGCCACCCGTTTTAAATAAACCACGTACAGCATAATCAGGATTTCCTGTAACTGTTGTCCAGCTAGAAAGTGCTAAATCGTAATTGCCCGCCTCTTTTTGGGCAGAAAATGAACCATAATCAGGCTGAATGTTGAGTTTTACATCAAAGCCATTTTTCACTAATTGATCTCGCACAATATTCATATCCTCTTCAGAAGCGGACATGCCTAAAAGTTCAATTGAAGTACTGCCTTTCCCTTTTGAATCTTTATTGCCTTCTACGTCCTTTTTTGTTTGAACACAGCCGGATAGTGCTAATACTGCTATGAATAACAATATAAGTAATCTCTTCATGTAAGAACCTCCATCTTAATTTGTTTTTGGATCTAAAGCATCCCGTAATCCATCCCCTAAGAAATTAAAGGAGAGAACGAGCAGCATAATACAAAGACCTGGGAAAATCGCAACATAGGAATGTGTTTCCAGGTACGTACTACCAACCTTTAAAATATTGCCCCATTCAGGAATATGTGGTTCAATGC
This genomic stretch from Lysinibacillus pakistanensis harbors:
- a CDS encoding alpha/beta hydrolase, producing the protein MDKGTVEDLKFYSEALQEELQLYIYIPANYSPLYKYNILIASDGKDYFQLGGITKLADELIDDYEIENLIIAFVPYKDIKDRRHKYIPSGEQHEAYLRFLAHELVPYLDAEYATYQMGMSRAVIGDSLAATASLMAALKYPSIFGKVIMQSPYVDEDVLKAVENFKDPGAISIYHIIGKGEDKVVTMDKTIKDFLTPNRQLHNLLLSKGFSTFYDEFEGNHTWKYWKPDLRRALIENFN
- a CDS encoding transcription initiation factor TFIIIB, which encodes MGKGKHSGYGTMYPDGKMSLGSDIEYIICTECGFIIEGYVKKPEKFKGTLF
- a CDS encoding phosphatidylglycerophosphatase A family protein; its protein translation is MHDKSIRIHSDEVAKAAQAALIRRGVSLEDIAEIVYEMQKSYNEGLTLEHCVHSVERVLRKREVQHALLVGIELDELAEKKLLSAPLQQIIESDEGLFGVDETIALGSVFTYGSIAVTTFGHLDKQKVGIIKKLDTEPGHHVNTFLDDLVGSIAASAASRIAHRMRDLEEEGETFADIEPEELGPKPKSHNEI
- a CDS encoding ABC transporter substrate-binding protein, translated to MKRLLILLFIAVLALSGCVQTKKDVEGNKDSKGKGSTSIELLGMSASEEDMNIVRDQLVKNGFDVKLNIQPDYGSFSAQKEAGNYDLALSSWTTVTGNPDYAVRGLFKTGGDYSVVADSKLDALIDEASTLTGDEAAAKYKELEQLLVFDQAYIAPLYISNKYQGIYSELVNPKTVLLPKSRAQVWERIAFNDASKNAKEPLILHQTLDSLTSLDPIKGNDGSINTLNTNMYARLVNLTDTDEVVSDGSLSYNHAIAEGNQEYYFILRDDIHFAAVKDGAAVDTGELVSGEDVVFSLNRAKDSTSVPDHRTYSIHENIESVEIVSDLAELQNKKVAGSDQSILDVLSQNLPASVTKLAKDKGAVKNAAGSYQVVKVTTPTPFPQVLNYLAHQSGGIVSEKQVTSINTYDVASYDPDKDIAYGDQATVTEGTATYNNHLYASGPYILVKKNDYEAQFVKNPAYRVGSEYEPKIEKINVRFIADNDSALSALRNGEIHILQTVPETKLDIVKSDNKLTLNTADSNAVAYLQMNTSGRALSDSVDLRKAILYSINQDEFISYYQGNKKPAVSTVSTLVNTGLELKADSEKVKEFLKAYKDAK